The following are encoded in a window of Mycolicibacterium tusciae JS617 genomic DNA:
- a CDS encoding HIT family protein, protein MTREERLPEEQEDDHRIVDHGVGEPDHLQRLWTPHRMTYIAESPLRRNSSEPSRPFTDIPMLSDEDGLMVARGELVYVVLNLYPYNPGHLMVVPYRRVSELEDLTDAESAELMAFTQKAIRVIKNVSNPMGFNVGLNLGTVSGGSLAEHLHMHVVPRWIGDANFITIIGGAKVVPQLLSETRELLATEWAKQPGERSEGGMKP, encoded by the coding sequence GTGACCCGCGAGGAGCGTCTGCCCGAAGAGCAGGAGGACGACCACCGGATCGTCGACCACGGCGTCGGCGAGCCCGACCACCTGCAACGGTTGTGGACACCGCACCGGATGACCTACATCGCCGAGTCACCGCTGCGGCGCAACAGTTCGGAACCCTCGCGGCCATTCACCGACATCCCGATGTTGTCCGACGAGGACGGCCTGATGGTGGCGCGTGGTGAGTTGGTGTACGTCGTGCTGAACCTCTACCCGTACAATCCGGGGCATCTCATGGTGGTCCCGTATCGCCGGGTGTCGGAGCTCGAAGATCTCACCGACGCGGAGAGCGCCGAGCTGATGGCCTTCACCCAGAAGGCGATTCGCGTCATCAAGAATGTGTCCAATCCGATGGGGTTCAACGTCGGGCTGAACCTGGGCACGGTGTCAGGCGGGTCATTGGCCGAGCATCTGCACATGCATGTGGTGCCGCGCTGGATCGGCGACGCGAACTTCATCACCATCATCGGCGGCGCCAAGGTCGTCCCGCAGCTCCTCAGCGAGACCCGTGAACTGCTGGCGACGGAGTGGGCGAAACAGCCCGGCGAGCGCAGCGAAGGGGGGATGAAGCCCTGA
- the thrS gene encoding threonine--tRNA ligase yields the protein MSAAVSPAPAAPIRVAAGTTAGEAVRDAGLPGRGDPAAVVVVRDLEGRLRDLSWTPDADADVIPVAADTDDGRSVIRHSAAHVLAQAVQEMFPEAKLGIGPPITDGFYYDFDVPRAFTPEDLEALEKRMRQIVKEGQLFSRRVYESKDQAREELANEPYKLELIDDKSGDPDVMEVGGDELTAYDNLNPRTREREWGDLCRGPHIPTTRYIPAFKLTRSSAAYWRGNQNNASLQRIYGTAWESQEALDRHLEFIEEAQRRDHRRLGAELDLFSFPDEIGSGLAVFHPKGGIIRRELEEYSRRKHIEADYEFVNTPHITKEQLYITSGHLEWYADGMYPPMHMDAEFDEDGTLRKPGQDYYLKPMNCPMHHLIFRSRGRSYRELPLRLFEFGSVYRYEKSGVVHGLTRVRGMTQDDAHIYTTREQMRDELASLLRFVLDLLADYGLNDFYLELSTKDPEKYSGSDEDWDEATETLREVAEASGLHLVPDPGGAAFYGPKISVQVKDALGRTWQMSTIQLDFNMPDRFELEYTAADGTRKRPVLIHRALFGSIERFFGVLTEHYAGAFPAWLAPVQVVGIPVAEAHIPYLNGLASQLKMAGIRAEVDVSDDRMAKKIVNHTNQKVPFMLVAGDRDIEAGAVSFRFGDRTQINGVPRDDAVAAIAKWIASRENATPTAELVKVGTAP from the coding sequence ATGAGCGCCGCCGTCAGCCCCGCCCCAGCAGCCCCTATCCGGGTCGCTGCCGGGACCACCGCGGGTGAGGCGGTGCGGGACGCGGGGCTGCCTGGTCGTGGGGATCCGGCCGCCGTGGTGGTGGTGCGAGACCTCGAGGGGCGGCTGCGCGACCTGTCGTGGACGCCCGACGCCGATGCCGACGTCATCCCGGTGGCCGCCGACACCGACGACGGCCGCAGCGTCATCCGCCATTCCGCCGCTCACGTGTTGGCCCAGGCCGTGCAGGAGATGTTCCCCGAGGCCAAGCTCGGCATCGGACCCCCCATCACCGATGGCTTCTATTACGACTTCGATGTGCCGCGCGCGTTTACACCAGAAGATCTCGAAGCGCTGGAGAAGCGCATGCGGCAGATCGTCAAAGAAGGCCAGCTGTTCTCGAGGCGGGTCTACGAGTCCAAAGACCAAGCGCGCGAAGAGCTTGCCAACGAGCCGTACAAACTCGAGCTCATCGATGACAAGTCCGGCGACCCCGACGTCATGGAGGTCGGGGGCGACGAGCTGACGGCCTACGACAATCTCAATCCCCGCACCCGCGAACGGGAGTGGGGAGACCTGTGCCGCGGACCGCACATCCCGACGACGCGCTACATTCCGGCGTTCAAGCTGACCCGCAGTTCGGCCGCGTACTGGCGCGGGAACCAGAACAACGCGAGCCTGCAACGCATCTACGGGACGGCGTGGGAGTCGCAGGAAGCTCTCGACCGCCACCTCGAGTTCATCGAAGAGGCGCAGCGGCGCGACCACCGCAGGCTCGGTGCGGAGCTGGACCTGTTCAGCTTCCCCGACGAAATCGGTTCAGGGCTGGCGGTTTTCCACCCCAAGGGCGGCATCATCCGGCGCGAACTCGAGGAATACTCGCGCCGCAAGCACATCGAGGCCGACTACGAGTTCGTCAACACCCCGCACATCACCAAGGAACAGCTCTACATCACATCGGGGCACCTGGAGTGGTACGCCGACGGCATGTACCCGCCGATGCACATGGATGCCGAGTTCGACGAGGACGGCACACTGCGCAAGCCGGGGCAGGACTACTACCTCAAGCCGATGAACTGCCCGATGCACCACCTGATCTTCCGGTCGCGCGGGCGGTCGTATCGGGAACTTCCCTTGCGGCTCTTCGAATTCGGCTCGGTGTACCGCTACGAGAAGTCCGGTGTGGTGCACGGCCTGACCCGCGTGCGCGGCATGACCCAAGACGACGCGCACATCTACACCACCCGTGAGCAGATGCGCGACGAGCTGGCGTCGCTGCTGCGCTTCGTGCTCGATCTGCTCGCCGACTACGGCCTCAACGACTTCTATCTGGAGCTCTCGACGAAGGACCCCGAGAAGTACAGCGGCTCCGATGAGGACTGGGACGAGGCCACCGAGACGCTGCGCGAGGTCGCCGAGGCCTCCGGGCTGCACCTGGTGCCCGATCCCGGTGGTGCGGCGTTCTACGGGCCGAAGATCTCTGTTCAGGTCAAGGACGCGCTGGGCCGAACCTGGCAGATGTCGACCATCCAGCTCGACTTCAACATGCCCGACCGCTTCGAGTTGGAGTACACCGCCGCCGACGGCACCCGCAAGCGCCCGGTCCTGATCCACCGTGCGCTGTTCGGTTCGATCGAGCGGTTCTTCGGTGTGCTCACCGAGCATTACGCCGGTGCCTTCCCGGCGTGGCTGGCGCCGGTGCAGGTGGTCGGTATCCCCGTCGCCGAGGCCCACATCCCGTACCTCAACGGCCTTGCCAGTCAATTGAAGATGGCCGGCATCCGGGCCGAGGTCGACGTCAGTGACGACCGGATGGCGAAGAAGATCGTCAACCACACCAACCAGAAGGTGCCGTTCATGCTCGTGGCGGGCGATCGGGACATCGAGGCCGGCGCCGTCAGCTTCCGATTCGGTGACCGCACCCAGATCAACGGCGTGCCGCGCGACGACGCGGTGGCCGCCATCGCCAAGTGGATCGCCAGTCGGGAAAACGCCACCCCGACAGCCGAACTGGTCAAGGTGGGCACTGCGCCGTGA
- a CDS encoding TIGR02611 family protein — protein MTSDDEERPSRARRWARWRDKLRDRRKVDFVYRIAVGVVGLGVLVVGIVAIPYPGPGWAIVFVGLGILATEFEWARRLLGYAKERYEKVMDWFQARHWSIQVVGGIITALIVTGTLWLLGAADWTAELFGFDWSWLNSPIGLGS, from the coding sequence GTGACGTCCGACGATGAGGAACGGCCGAGCCGCGCCCGCCGATGGGCCCGCTGGCGTGACAAGCTACGCGACCGGCGCAAGGTCGACTTCGTCTACCGCATCGCGGTCGGAGTGGTCGGTCTGGGGGTCTTGGTCGTCGGCATCGTCGCGATCCCGTATCCGGGTCCGGGCTGGGCGATCGTGTTCGTCGGGCTCGGAATTCTGGCCACCGAGTTCGAATGGGCGCGACGGCTGCTGGGCTACGCCAAGGAGCGCTACGAGAAGGTCATGGACTGGTTCCAGGCCCGACATTGGTCAATCCAGGTCGTCGGCGGCATCATCACAGCGCTGATCGTTACGGGCACCCTGTGGCTGCTCGGCGCGGCTGATTGGACCGCCGAACTCTTCGGCTTCGATTGGTCCTGGCTAAACAGCCCTATTGGCTTGGGGTCCTGA
- a CDS encoding PaaI family thioesterase → MTTDQSSGGHPGGGFNPPVPTTNGGPDYGRFVEAVRTLQDHARAADAPDDVITEAADLVEKITQLLAPYYADEWASPSGRRMDLPNRGNLLAIPLDLHKTDDGRIEGTAMFRRFHLGRNGAAHGGAVAQLFDGLLGYAAFTLSGSRAQRTAFLHVDYRKIALVEKEFQVDARIDSIVDRKIFVSGRLLDGEHVLAESHALFVKLRPGQP, encoded by the coding sequence GTGACGACCGACCAGTCCTCGGGTGGGCATCCGGGTGGGGGATTCAATCCGCCGGTGCCGACCACCAATGGTGGACCCGACTACGGCCGGTTCGTTGAGGCCGTCCGCACGCTGCAGGACCACGCCCGCGCCGCAGACGCCCCCGACGACGTGATCACCGAGGCCGCCGACCTCGTCGAGAAAATCACTCAACTCTTGGCGCCCTATTACGCCGACGAGTGGGCCTCACCGTCCGGACGCCGGATGGATCTGCCCAACCGCGGCAATCTTCTGGCCATCCCGTTGGACCTGCACAAGACGGACGACGGGCGCATCGAAGGCACGGCGATGTTTCGCCGCTTCCACCTGGGCCGCAACGGTGCGGCACACGGTGGCGCGGTGGCTCAGTTATTCGACGGCCTGCTCGGGTACGCCGCGTTCACCCTCAGCGGCAGCCGCGCCCAGCGCACCGCGTTCCTGCACGTCGACTACCGCAAGATCGCACTCGTCGAGAAGGAATTCCAGGTCGACGCCCGCATCGACAGCATCGTCGACCGCAAGATCTTCGTGTCGGGCCGGCTGCTGGACGGGGAGCATGTCCTGGCCGAATCGCATGCCCTGTTCGTGAAACTGCGGCCCGGGCAACCGTGA
- a CDS encoding aldo/keto reductase gives MTTFTIGGDLTVNRLGFGAMRLTGKGIWGPPADPDECIRVLRRLVELGVNFIDTADSYGPYVAEELIKEALHPYPDGLVVATKAGLLRTGPDEWPVLGYPAYLRQECEMSLRRLGVDTIDLFQLHRIDDKFPAEDQLGELVKLQQEGKIRHIGLSEVNADQLEAAQKVATIVSVQNMYNLSVRAAEPVLEACESQNIGFIPWFPLAAGPLAAADGPLQRIAADHDASPSQLALAWLLKRSPVMLPIPGTSKVAHLEENVAAAGIELSDDEFETLSKAGSASA, from the coding sequence ATGACCACCTTCACCATCGGCGGCGACCTGACCGTCAATCGTCTGGGATTCGGCGCGATGCGCCTGACGGGCAAGGGCATATGGGGCCCGCCGGCCGACCCCGACGAGTGCATCCGCGTGCTTCGCCGCCTCGTCGAGCTCGGCGTCAACTTCATCGACACCGCGGACTCCTACGGCCCGTACGTGGCCGAGGAATTGATCAAAGAGGCGCTACACCCGTATCCGGACGGGCTCGTCGTCGCGACCAAGGCCGGCCTGCTGCGCACCGGCCCGGACGAGTGGCCCGTCCTCGGCTACCCGGCTTATCTGCGCCAGGAGTGCGAGATGAGCCTTCGCCGCCTCGGTGTGGACACCATCGACCTGTTCCAGCTGCACCGCATCGATGACAAGTTCCCCGCCGAGGACCAGCTCGGCGAGCTCGTCAAGCTGCAGCAGGAGGGCAAGATCCGCCACATCGGGCTGTCGGAGGTCAACGCCGACCAACTCGAGGCCGCGCAGAAGGTCGCGACGATCGTGTCGGTGCAGAACATGTACAACCTCTCGGTCCGCGCCGCGGAACCGGTGCTCGAAGCGTGCGAGTCCCAGAACATCGGCTTCATCCCGTGGTTTCCGCTCGCGGCCGGGCCCCTGGCGGCTGCTGACGGGCCGTTGCAGCGCATCGCGGCGGACCACGATGCCTCCCCGTCGCAACTGGCGCTGGCCTGGCTGCTCAAGCGATCGCCGGTGATGTTGCCGATCCCCGGCACGTCGAAGGTCGCTCATCTCGAGGAGAACGTCGCGGCCGCGGGTATCGAGTTGTCCGACGACGAGTTCGAGACATTGAGCAAAGCCGGGTCTGCTTCCGCCTGA
- a CDS encoding DUF1990 family protein encodes MKLSDLAVLPLTYSEVGATAGTLPAGYHHVQKSAVIGRGRQRFEDAAAAGMRWGMLRGAGVKVEATTEVAAVGSEVIVGVGPVQAPCRVVYVVDEPDRRGFAYGTLPGHAESGEELFLVRYDPVTDNVLAVVTAFSRHATWWSRLGSPVTSLVQRVITTRYLKGL; translated from the coding sequence ATGAAACTGAGCGATCTTGCCGTGCTGCCGCTGACGTATTCAGAGGTCGGCGCCACTGCGGGAACGCTGCCGGCCGGTTATCACCATGTGCAGAAGTCGGCGGTGATCGGCCGGGGTCGGCAGCGTTTCGAGGACGCCGCCGCCGCGGGGATGCGTTGGGGCATGCTGCGCGGCGCCGGAGTCAAAGTCGAGGCGACGACGGAAGTCGCCGCTGTGGGCTCTGAGGTGATCGTGGGCGTGGGCCCGGTGCAGGCGCCGTGCCGGGTGGTCTACGTCGTCGACGAACCCGATCGCCGCGGTTTCGCCTACGGCACCTTGCCCGGCCACGCCGAATCCGGCGAAGAGCTGTTCCTCGTCCGCTACGACCCGGTCACCGACAACGTGCTTGCGGTGGTGACAGCGTTTTCCCGGCACGCCACGTGGTGGAGCCGTCTGGGATCCCCCGTCACGTCGCTGGTGCAACGAGTAATCACGACGCGATATCTGAAGGGCTTGTAG
- a CDS encoding GAF and ANTAR domain-containing protein: MNKPSGVDATHLRIAELVQNLHSRSDTDADTVIAELAEHAAVEIPGAQYAGITITHNGKQIETPAATHFYPMLLDKVQQRHQEGPCLTAAWEEKTIHVADLETDDRFPLYRQDALAETPIRTIMAFQLFIAGKTMGALNVYAEEPNAFGDESRNIGLVFAAHSSVAWNSARRDEQFKNALASRDVIGQAKGMIMERYGVDAVRAFELLRKLSQDSNVPLIKVATEIVADTQSAVK; the protein is encoded by the coding sequence GTGAACAAACCAAGTGGGGTAGACGCCACCCACCTGCGCATTGCCGAGCTCGTTCAGAATCTGCACAGTCGGTCCGACACCGACGCAGACACCGTGATCGCCGAGCTGGCAGAGCACGCTGCCGTAGAAATTCCCGGCGCACAGTACGCAGGCATCACGATCACCCACAACGGCAAACAAATCGAGACCCCGGCGGCGACGCACTTCTATCCGATGTTGCTGGACAAGGTTCAGCAGCGGCACCAGGAGGGCCCCTGCCTCACCGCGGCATGGGAGGAAAAGACGATCCATGTCGCCGATCTCGAGACGGACGACCGCTTCCCGCTCTATCGGCAGGACGCCCTGGCGGAGACGCCGATCCGGACAATCATGGCGTTCCAGTTGTTCATTGCCGGCAAAACGATGGGCGCTCTCAACGTCTACGCCGAAGAGCCCAACGCCTTCGGGGACGAGTCGAGGAATATCGGATTGGTCTTCGCCGCACATTCGTCGGTGGCGTGGAATTCGGCGCGCCGCGACGAGCAGTTCAAGAACGCCTTGGCCAGCCGCGACGTCATCGGTCAGGCCAAGGGAATGATCATGGAACGGTACGGCGTCGATGCGGTGCGGGCGTTTGAACTGTTGCGCAAGCTATCCCAGGATTCCAATGTGCCGCTGATCAAGGTTGCCACCGAGATCGTCGCCGACACCCAGTCAGCGGTCAAGTAG